The region GCAAGCTAAGGATCGCCAGTGAGCGAGTTTGAATTCGACGACAATATCGATAATGCAACCCAGGCCTCGGGCCCCAAGCCGCCCATGGCCTATCGCTTCCGCGGTTTTTTGCCGGTTGTAGTGGATGTCGAGACCGGCGGCTTCAATGCCGCTACCGATGCGTTGCTGGAAATAGCCGCCACCACCATCAGCATGGATGAAGACGGCATGGTCTACCCGGACCACACGCATTTCTTCCGCGTAGAGCCCTTCGAGGGCGCAAACGTCGAACCGGCCGCGCTGGAGTTCACCGGCATCAAGCTGGACCATCCGCTACGCATGGCGGTCAGCGAGCAACATGCATTGACCGAGAT is a window of Pseudomonas sp. gcc21 DNA encoding:
- the rnt gene encoding ribonuclease T; protein product: MSEFEFDDNIDNATQASGPKPPMAYRFRGFLPVVVDVETGGFNAATDALLEIAATTISMDEDGMVYPDHTHFFRVEPFEGANVEPAALEFTGIKLDHPLRMAVSEQHALTEIFKHIRKAVKSAGCKRAVLVGHNAFFDLGFVNAAVERTQIKRNPFHPFSCFDTATLGGLAYGQTVLAKACAAAGIDFDGREAHSARYDTEKTADLFCAIVNRWREMGGWPPV